The Candidatus Methylomirabilota bacterium genome includes a region encoding these proteins:
- a CDS encoding DMT family transporter encodes MFLVIVVLAWGLTWPVNKLILQSLSPLWMMALRSAIATLALFAISIALGRLALPPRADLPVLLSITLLHMVGFAVLAAWGLRLVPTGRSVVLAYTTPLWVICGAVVFLRERLTPRRVIGVVIGLLGLLALFNPGEFDWTSRDVILGNGAIILAAVLWAASILHIRGHRWQSNPFDLVPWEMLLASAILIPAALASGPPAAQWNGRLAALLLYAGIPGTAVAYWATAVASRNLPPVTTALGLLSTPVVSVAAATLWLGEPLTLPLVVAIALILGGIAIGVTDYMGGSGRPPSPPTLGASRLSRDAPR; translated from the coding sequence CTGTTCCTCGTCATCGTCGTCCTGGCCTGGGGCCTGACGTGGCCGGTGAACAAGCTGATTCTGCAATCCCTGTCTCCGCTCTGGATGATGGCGCTGCGCTCGGCCATCGCCACCCTCGCCCTGTTCGCCATCTCGATCGCCCTCGGCCGTTTGGCGCTGCCGCCCCGGGCCGACCTGCCGGTGCTGCTCAGCATCACCCTGCTCCACATGGTGGGCTTCGCCGTGCTGGCGGCGTGGGGGTTGCGGCTGGTGCCGACCGGACGCTCGGTGGTGCTGGCCTACACGACGCCGCTGTGGGTCATCTGCGGGGCCGTCGTCTTCTTGCGGGAGCGGCTCACGCCCAGGCGTGTGATCGGCGTGGTAATCGGTCTCCTCGGCCTGCTCGCCCTGTTCAATCCCGGCGAGTTCGACTGGACCAGCCGCGACGTGATCCTGGGCAACGGCGCCATCATCCTCGCCGCGGTCCTGTGGGCGGCCAGCATCCTGCACATCCGCGGCCACCGCTGGCAGTCGAACCCCTTCGATCTCGTCCCCTGGGAGATGCTGCTGGCGTCGGCGATTCTGATCCCGGCAGCCCTCGCCTCCGGCCCGCCGGCCGCCCAATGGAACGGCCGGCTTGCCGCGCTGCTCCTGTACGCGGGCATTCCGGGGACGGCTGTCGCCTACTGGGCGACCGCCGTGGCCAGCCGCAACCTGCCCCCGGTCACCACCGCGCTCGGCCTGCTCAGCACGCCCGTGGTCAGCGTGGCCGCGGCGACGCTGTGGCTGGGCGAGCCGCTCACGCTGCCGCTCGTCGTCGCCATCGCGCTCATCCTCGGCGGCATTGCTATCGGGGTGACCGATTACATGGGGGGCTCCGGGCGCCCCCCAAGCCCCCCAACGCTCGGGGCGTCCCGGCTCAGCCGTGACGCCCCTCGATGA